One segment of Primulina tabacum isolate GXHZ01 chromosome 14, ASM2559414v2, whole genome shotgun sequence DNA contains the following:
- the LOC142523671 gene encoding xyloglucan endotransglucosylase/hydrolase protein 3-like: MDKSSGAGFISKSNFGSGLFHIRMKIPEKKTGGIVTCFYLTAVVPDGRDPGDHFEVDYEFLGTNGTVQTNVYDNDRGHREQSFKLWFNPSQDFHSYDILWNTHQIVFFVDKIPVRVFKNNMAKGVAYPTMSMHVEATIWNADWAGVVDWSQAPFVAHYQDFNIDACSAPAQSTDIAHCASPQYFWNKPEYWELNAEQKQLMERYRKSYMVYDYCSKPTTRKPECLLN, translated from the exons ATGGATAAATCCTCAG GTGCTGGATTTATATCCAAATCAAATTTCGGATCTGGGTTGTTCCATATACGGATGAAGATCCCAGAAAAGAAAACTGGAGGAATTGTTACTTGCTTTTAT TTAACAGCAGTAGTACCCGACGGCCGGGATCCTGGGGATCATTTCGAGGTCGATTACGAGTTCTTGGGCACGAACGGCACGGTGCAGACGAATGTTTACGACAACGATCGGGGCCATAGGGAACAAAGTTTTAAACTCTGGTTTAATCCCTCTCAGGATTTTCACAGCTACGACATCCTATGGAACACACACCAAATCGT aTTCTTTGTGGACAAAATTCCCGTAAGAGTGTTCAAGAATAACATGGCAAAAGGAGTGGCGTATCCAACCATGTCAATGCATGTAGAGGCAACCATATGGAATGCGGACTGGGCCGGAGTCGTCGACTGGAGCCAAGCCCCCTTCGTCGCTCACTACCAAGATTTCAACATCGACGCGTGTTCCGCTCCGGCACAGTCCACCGACATCGCCCATTGTGCGTCTCCACAATATTTTTGGAACAAGCCAGAATACTGGGAACTAAATGCTGAACAGAAACAACTAATGGAACGCTACCGGAAATCTTATATGGTGTACGACTATTGTTCCAAACCAACTACTAGGAAACCCGAATGCTTGCTCAATTAA